From the Hymenobacter yonginensis genome, one window contains:
- a CDS encoding carboxypeptidase-like regulatory domain-containing protein: MFRPLVTLSVLVIGGLLTACNNEKEVPAPTLATLTGQVSVVDELAQPTTAAGVIVTVGSGAQQRTTTTDATGAYRLADLPAAKYTLVFTRPDVGTLYAPVELSERQLSATRNVELGQTSSTRVNSLTFQGMSTIGASQAVELENSVTYDARLYPDGYFANMYFGDSPTVSSSNYKIKFGSGANVNPARSAFSVSSLRAAGFASGTTVYAISYGAAKRDIRYEATVPANAPNGVTSNLNVTPSNVVSFTMP; this comes from the coding sequence ATGTTTCGCCCCCTCGTTACTCTGTCAGTGCTAGTTATCGGTGGTCTGCTGACTGCCTGCAACAATGAAAAAGAAGTGCCCGCGCCCACCCTCGCGACGCTGACGGGCCAAGTGAGCGTAGTTGATGAGCTTGCCCAGCCCACGACGGCCGCGGGCGTCATCGTCACCGTCGGGAGCGGCGCGCAGCAGCGCACGACCACCACGGACGCCACCGGCGCCTACAGGCTGGCCGATCTGCCCGCGGCCAAGTACACGCTGGTCTTCACCCGCCCCGACGTCGGGACTCTCTATGCGCCGGTAGAGCTAAGCGAGAGGCAGCTCAGCGCAACGCGCAATGTGGAACTGGGGCAAACGTCCAGCACCCGGGTCAACTCCCTGACGTTTCAGGGCATGAGCACCATCGGCGCATCGCAGGCAGTGGAGCTGGAAAATAGTGTGACGTATGACGCCCGCCTGTACCCAGACGGCTATTTCGCAAATATGTATTTCGGGGATTCCCCCACCGTTAGCTCTTCCAACTATAAAATCAAATTCGGGAGCGGGGCCAACGTCAACCCGGCGCGTTCCGCCTTCTCCGTCAGCTCGCTGCGCGCGGCCGGCTTTGCCAGCGGCACTACCGTATACGCCATATCCTACGGCGCTGCTAAACGCGACATCCGCTATGAGGCTACAGTGCCAGCCAACGCTCCGAATGGTGTTACGTCCAACCTCAACGTCACGCCTTCCAACGTCGTGAGCTTCACGATGCCGTAA
- a CDS encoding MarR family winged helix-turn-helix transcriptional regulator — protein sequence MTPEETVDYNIKVAWHAISRMYNTQAAKHDITTSIGFVLLNIDQENGTPATKIAPLLGLETRSLTRILRSMEEKGLIYKQADTQDKRSVRIFLTEEGLRGKEISRQTVRHFNLKVREKIPQSELNVFFKVVAQITGMIEGKTLYDDFKLKPLRSESPA from the coding sequence ATGACTCCCGAAGAAACCGTCGATTATAACATCAAGGTTGCTTGGCACGCCATTTCGCGTATGTACAATACGCAGGCCGCCAAGCACGACATCACCACGAGCATTGGCTTCGTGCTGCTGAATATCGACCAGGAAAACGGCACGCCCGCTACCAAAATTGCGCCGCTGCTGGGCCTCGAAACCCGCTCCCTGACGCGCATTCTGCGCTCGATGGAGGAGAAAGGCCTAATATACAAACAGGCCGACACCCAGGACAAACGCTCGGTGCGCATCTTCCTGACCGAGGAAGGCCTGCGCGGCAAGGAAATTTCCCGCCAGACGGTGCGCCACTTCAACCTGAAGGTACGCGAGAAAATCCCGCAGAGCGAACTGAACGTGTTCTTTAAGGTAGTAGCCCAGATTACGGGCATGATTGAGGGCAAAACGCTCTACGACGACTTCAAACTAAAACCCCTGCGTTCCGAGTCGCCGGCCTAG
- a CDS encoding 3-hydroxyacyl-CoA dehydrogenase/enoyl-CoA hydratase family protein produces the protein MNRTIKKVAVLGSGVMGSRIACHFANIGVQVLLLDIAPKELLPAEEAKGLKLDNPAVKNRIVNASLQAAVAANPSPLYRKADAARIKTGNFDDNLKDIAGCDWTIEVVVERLDIKKSLFERVEQYRKPGTLITSNTSGIPIHMMTEGRSDDFRKHFCGTHFFNPPRYLKLLEIIPTPETDKSVVDFLMHYGDLYLGKTTVLAKDTPAFIANRVGVFAIMDVVQVMSELGLTVEEVDKLTGPVIGHAKSATFRTSDVVGLDTMINVANGLAQNLPNDEAKHVFQLPDFIKKMAENKWLGDKTAQGFYKKVKGAGGKSEIQALDLNTLEYKPSQKVKFATLEATKPIEKLADRFKVLAAGKDKAGDFYRKTFAGLFAYVSNRIPEITDSLYKIDDALRAGFGWDLGPFETWDALGVQKGLELAKAEGKTVAPWVEEMVAAGHTAFYKVSEAGVKQFYDIESKSYQAIPGMENFIILDNLRATGKVLWKNAGASVLDMGDGILNVEFHSKMNALGSDVIQGLLKGVELAEKDFRGLVVGNDAPNFSAGANLGLVYMFALDQEYDELNLMIAQFQQAMMRMRYSSIPVVGAPHGLALGGGCELNLHCDRVVAAAETYMGLVEFGVGLIPGGGGTKEMTLRTALKYEEGEPEYNLLRNAFMTVSTAKVSTSAHEAFDLGFLRRGDEVVVNSNRVLAQAKAAAIELAEDGYTQPLQKTNIKVQGKGALGMFLTGVHAMKEGRYISDHDVKIANKLAYIMCGGDLSSPTEVSEQYLLDLEREAFLSLTGERKTLERIQSILTTGKPLRN, from the coding sequence ATGAACCGTACCATCAAAAAAGTAGCCGTATTGGGCTCCGGGGTGATGGGCTCGCGCATTGCGTGCCACTTCGCCAACATCGGTGTGCAGGTACTGCTGCTCGACATTGCGCCCAAGGAGCTGCTGCCCGCCGAGGAGGCCAAAGGCCTGAAGCTGGACAACCCGGCTGTGAAGAACCGCATCGTGAATGCCTCGCTGCAGGCAGCCGTGGCGGCCAATCCGTCGCCGCTGTACCGCAAGGCCGATGCCGCGCGCATCAAGACCGGCAACTTCGACGATAACCTCAAGGACATTGCCGGCTGCGACTGGACGATTGAGGTGGTAGTGGAACGTCTCGACATCAAAAAGAGCCTGTTTGAGCGCGTAGAGCAGTATCGCAAGCCCGGTACGCTCATCACCTCGAACACCTCGGGCATTCCAATTCACATGATGACGGAAGGTCGTTCCGACGACTTCCGCAAGCACTTCTGCGGCACGCACTTCTTCAACCCGCCGCGCTACCTGAAGCTGCTCGAAATCATCCCGACGCCGGAAACCGACAAGTCGGTGGTGGACTTCCTGATGCACTACGGCGACCTGTACCTGGGCAAAACCACGGTACTGGCCAAGGATACCCCGGCCTTCATTGCCAACCGCGTGGGCGTTTTCGCCATCATGGACGTGGTGCAGGTGATGAGCGAGCTGGGCCTGACGGTGGAGGAAGTGGACAAGCTGACCGGCCCGGTTATCGGCCACGCCAAGTCGGCCACGTTCCGCACCTCCGACGTAGTAGGTCTGGATACGATGATCAACGTGGCCAACGGCCTCGCCCAGAATCTGCCCAACGACGAAGCCAAGCACGTGTTCCAGCTGCCCGACTTCATCAAGAAGATGGCCGAGAACAAGTGGCTGGGCGACAAAACCGCCCAGGGCTTCTACAAGAAAGTGAAGGGCGCCGGCGGTAAGTCGGAAATTCAGGCCCTCGACCTGAACACGCTGGAGTACAAGCCCAGCCAGAAGGTGAAGTTTGCCACTCTGGAAGCCACCAAGCCGATTGAGAAGCTGGCGGACCGCTTCAAGGTGCTGGCCGCCGGCAAAGACAAGGCCGGGGACTTCTACCGCAAGACGTTTGCAGGCCTGTTTGCCTACGTGAGCAACCGGATTCCGGAAATCACCGACTCGCTCTACAAGATTGACGACGCCCTGCGCGCCGGCTTCGGCTGGGACCTGGGCCCCTTCGAAACCTGGGATGCCCTGGGCGTGCAGAAGGGCCTGGAGCTGGCCAAGGCCGAAGGTAAAACCGTAGCGCCGTGGGTAGAGGAGATGGTAGCCGCCGGCCACACCGCCTTCTACAAAGTGAGCGAAGCGGGCGTGAAGCAGTTCTACGACATCGAGTCGAAGAGCTACCAGGCCATTCCGGGCATGGAGAACTTCATCATTCTGGATAACCTGCGCGCCACGGGCAAAGTGCTGTGGAAAAACGCCGGGGCCTCGGTGCTCGACATGGGCGACGGTATCCTGAACGTGGAGTTCCACTCGAAGATGAACGCGCTGGGTTCCGACGTCATCCAGGGCCTGCTGAAAGGTGTGGAGCTGGCTGAAAAGGACTTCCGCGGCCTCGTGGTGGGCAACGACGCGCCGAACTTCTCGGCCGGGGCCAACCTGGGCCTCGTGTACATGTTCGCGCTGGACCAGGAGTACGACGAACTGAACCTGATGATTGCCCAGTTCCAGCAGGCCATGATGCGGATGCGCTACAGCAGCATTCCGGTGGTGGGCGCGCCCCACGGCCTGGCCCTGGGCGGCGGCTGCGAGCTGAACCTGCACTGCGACCGGGTGGTGGCAGCGGCCGAAACCTACATGGGCCTCGTGGAATTCGGCGTGGGCCTGATTCCGGGCGGCGGCGGCACCAAGGAAATGACGTTGCGCACCGCCCTCAAGTACGAGGAAGGCGAGCCGGAGTACAACCTGCTGCGCAATGCCTTCATGACGGTGAGCACCGCCAAGGTATCCACCTCGGCCCACGAAGCCTTCGACCTGGGCTTCCTGCGCCGCGGCGACGAAGTGGTGGTGAACTCCAACCGCGTACTGGCCCAGGCCAAAGCCGCCGCCATTGAGCTGGCTGAGGATGGCTACACCCAGCCGCTGCAGAAAACCAATATCAAGGTGCAGGGCAAAGGCGCTCTGGGCATGTTCCTGACCGGCGTGCACGCCATGAAGGAAGGCCGCTACATCTCCGACCACGACGTGAAAATTGCCAACAAGCTGGCCTACATCATGTGCGGCGGCGACCTGAGCAGCCCCACCGAGGTATCGGAGCAGTACCTGCTGGACCTGGAGCGCGAAGCCTTCCTCAGCCTCACCGGCGAACGGAAAACGCTGGAGCGGATTCAGTCGATTCTGACGACCGGCAAACCCTTGAGAAACTAG
- a CDS encoding acetyl-CoA C-acyltransferase encodes MNAYIVAGYRTAVGKANRGGFRFTRPDDLAADVIKHLVASVPQLDPTRIDDVIVGNAVPEAEQGLQMGRLISLLALPMNVSGLIVNRYCGSGVETIAMAAGKIAAGMADCIVAGGTESMSLVPTVGWKTVPNYNLAQKHPDYYLGMGLTAEAVAQDYGITREDQDQFAYNSHQKAIKAIQEGKFKDQIVPVTVEETYLDQATGKKKNRSFVVDTDEGPRADTSMEALGKLRPVFAANGSVTAGNSSQTSDGAAFVIVMSERMVKELNLEPIARMVTYATEGIDPRIMGMGPIKAVPKALRQAGMKLQDIDLFELNEAFASQSLAVMRELDMDQSKVNVNGGAIALGHPLGCSGAKLSIQLFHELRARGQKYGMVTACVGGGQGVAGIYELLK; translated from the coding sequence ATGAACGCATATATCGTAGCCGGTTACCGTACGGCCGTTGGCAAAGCCAACCGTGGCGGTTTCCGCTTCACCCGCCCCGATGACCTCGCCGCCGATGTCATCAAGCACCTGGTGGCCTCGGTGCCCCAGCTGGACCCTACCCGCATCGACGACGTGATTGTGGGCAACGCCGTACCGGAGGCCGAGCAGGGCCTGCAGATGGGCCGCCTGATTTCGTTGCTGGCGCTGCCGATGAACGTGTCGGGCCTCATCGTGAACCGCTACTGCGGTTCTGGTGTGGAAACCATTGCCATGGCCGCCGGTAAAATTGCGGCCGGCATGGCCGACTGCATCGTGGCCGGTGGTACCGAGAGCATGAGCCTGGTGCCCACCGTGGGCTGGAAAACCGTGCCCAACTACAACCTGGCCCAGAAGCACCCCGACTACTACCTCGGCATGGGCCTCACCGCCGAAGCCGTGGCCCAGGATTACGGCATCACCCGCGAAGACCAGGACCAATTTGCCTACAACTCGCACCAGAAGGCCATCAAAGCCATTCAGGAAGGCAAGTTCAAAGACCAGATTGTGCCCGTGACCGTGGAGGAAACCTACCTCGACCAGGCCACCGGCAAGAAGAAAAACCGCTCGTTCGTAGTCGATACCGACGAAGGCCCCCGCGCTGATACGTCGATGGAGGCGCTGGGCAAGCTGCGCCCTGTGTTTGCTGCCAACGGCTCGGTAACGGCCGGTAACTCCTCGCAGACTTCCGACGGTGCTGCTTTCGTCATTGTGATGTCGGAGCGCATGGTGAAGGAGCTGAACCTGGAGCCGATTGCCCGCATGGTGACCTACGCCACCGAAGGCATCGACCCACGCATCATGGGCATGGGACCCATCAAGGCCGTGCCGAAGGCGCTGCGCCAGGCCGGCATGAAGCTCCAGGATATCGACCTGTTCGAGCTGAACGAGGCCTTCGCCTCCCAGAGCCTGGCCGTAATGCGCGAGCTGGACATGGACCAGAGCAAAGTGAACGTGAATGGCGGTGCCATTGCCCTCGGCCACCCGCTGGGCTGCTCCGGCGCCAAGCTCAGCATCCAGCTGTTCCACGAGCTGCGCGCCCGGGGCCAGAAGTACGGCATGGTAACCGCCTGCGTAGGCGGCGGCCAGGGCGTAGCCGGCATCTACGAGCTACTGAAGTAG
- a CDS encoding acyl-CoA dehydrogenase family protein, translating to MEVTNQLVKGGEFIIKETDAQDVFTPADFSEEQNMMHQTALDFVEKEVTPLLDRLDNHEEGLMRGLMEKAGELGLFGVSVPEQYGGLDMDFPTSLRVTEGVGGGHSFPVAFAAHTGIAMLPILYFGNEEQKAKYLPGLTNGELMGAYCLTEPGSGSDALGAKTKAMPTEDGEHYVLNGQKMWITNGGFADVFIVFAQVDGDKFTGFIIEKETPGLSLGNEEHKMGIKGSSTRQVFLSDVKVPKSAVLGEIGKGHLIAFNILNIGRIKLAAACLGATKMASTLSVKYANERVQFKLPISKFGAIKYKLAQQAVRIYAVESAIYRAGMDIYRMEQELLGKGQSHNEALLGAAREFAVECALLKVEGSEVLDYVVDEGVQIYGGYGFSADYPMDRAYRDSRINRIFEGTNEINRMLLVDMILKKGLKGELDLMGPAQAVQQELMAIPDFNLEEETGLFAAEKKTIAKLKKAILMVAGTAVQKYMNSLAKEQEVLMNIADMAIKVYTAESTLLRVEKEAAAKGEEAVSTQIDIARVYLYDTVDQVNKFGKDAIGTMTEGDEQRLLAMGLKRFTKADLYNAKEARRRIADKLIAANEYAY from the coding sequence ATGGAAGTAACCAACCAACTTGTGAAAGGCGGCGAGTTTATCATCAAGGAAACCGACGCCCAGGACGTATTCACGCCCGCCGATTTTTCGGAGGAGCAGAACATGATGCACCAGACCGCTCTCGACTTCGTGGAGAAGGAGGTGACGCCGCTGCTGGACCGCCTCGATAACCACGAGGAAGGCCTCATGCGCGGCCTGATGGAAAAGGCCGGCGAGCTGGGCCTGTTCGGCGTGAGCGTACCCGAGCAATATGGCGGACTGGACATGGACTTCCCCACGTCGCTGCGCGTGACGGAGGGTGTGGGTGGTGGCCACTCGTTCCCGGTGGCCTTCGCGGCCCACACCGGCATTGCCATGCTGCCCATTCTGTACTTCGGCAACGAGGAGCAGAAAGCCAAGTACCTGCCCGGCCTCACCAACGGCGAGCTGATGGGTGCCTACTGCCTCACCGAGCCCGGCTCCGGTTCCGACGCTCTGGGCGCAAAAACCAAAGCCATGCCCACCGAGGACGGCGAGCATTACGTGCTCAACGGCCAGAAGATGTGGATTACGAACGGTGGTTTCGCCGACGTATTCATCGTGTTTGCTCAGGTGGACGGTGACAAGTTCACCGGCTTCATCATCGAGAAAGAAACGCCCGGTCTGAGCCTCGGCAACGAGGAGCACAAAATGGGCATCAAGGGTTCTTCGACCCGCCAGGTGTTCCTGTCCGACGTGAAAGTGCCGAAATCGGCGGTGCTGGGCGAGATTGGCAAAGGCCACCTCATTGCCTTCAACATCCTGAACATCGGCCGCATCAAGCTGGCCGCGGCTTGCCTGGGTGCTACCAAAATGGCTTCCACGCTGAGCGTGAAGTACGCCAACGAGCGGGTGCAGTTCAAGCTGCCCATCAGCAAGTTCGGCGCTATCAAGTACAAGCTGGCCCAGCAGGCCGTGCGTATCTACGCCGTAGAATCGGCTATTTACCGCGCCGGCATGGACATCTACCGCATGGAGCAGGAGCTGCTCGGCAAAGGCCAGAGCCACAACGAGGCCCTGCTGGGTGCCGCCCGCGAGTTTGCCGTGGAGTGCGCCCTGCTGAAAGTGGAAGGCTCGGAAGTGCTCGACTACGTGGTGGACGAAGGTGTGCAGATCTACGGTGGCTACGGCTTCTCGGCCGACTACCCGATGGACCGCGCTTACCGGGATTCGCGCATCAACCGCATCTTCGAGGGCACCAACGAAATCAACCGCATGCTGCTCGTGGACATGATCCTGAAGAAGGGTCTGAAAGGCGAGCTGGACCTGATGGGCCCGGCCCAGGCCGTGCAGCAGGAGCTGATGGCTATTCCGGACTTCAACCTGGAAGAAGAAACCGGCCTGTTCGCCGCCGAGAAAAAGACTATTGCCAAGCTGAAGAAGGCCATTCTGATGGTAGCCGGTACGGCCGTGCAGAAGTACATGAACTCGCTCGCCAAAGAGCAGGAAGTACTGATGAACATTGCCGACATGGCCATCAAGGTGTACACCGCCGAAAGCACCCTGCTGCGCGTGGAGAAAGAAGCCGCCGCCAAAGGCGAAGAGGCCGTTTCGACGCAGATCGACATTGCCCGCGTGTACCTCTACGACACCGTGGATCAGGTAAACAAGTTCGGCAAAGACGCCATCGGCACCATGACCGAGGGCGACGAGCAGCGCCTGCTGGCCATGGGCCTGAAGCGCTTTACCAAAGCCGACCTCTACAACGCCAAGGAAGCCCGTCGTCGCATCGCCGACAAGCTGATTGCCGCCAACGAGTACGCCTACTAA
- a CDS encoding Glu/Leu/Phe/Val family dehydrogenase: MANEQVQGKDFYESVLRFYDHAASFSKLDPGIIAQIRACNSIYKVNFPVEVDGHVQVFEGIRVQHSHHKLPSKGGIRYSVYVDEEEVMALATLMTFKCALVDVPFGGAKGGVKINPRTTPVNILERVTRRYATELIKKNLIGPGMDVPAPDYGTGSREMAWIADTYQTFKYGDTNALGCVTGKPVGQGGIRGRTEATGLGVFYGLRELLLDEPMLAKVGLSSGVAGKRIIVQGLGNVGYYAAKFCQEAGALIIGIAEREGGVFSEAGLDVEALFQHRQQTGSVLGFAGAEDVAESLDLLERECDVLIPAALENQIHEGNADRIKAKIIAEGANGPTTQAAEKILLAKGVIILPDLYLNAGGVTVSYFEWLKNLSNVRFGRMGKRAEEGAMRRLVETIERTTGKTISPQERQLIVHGADEIDLVHSGLEDTMITAYQSIRKVMDDVQGITDLRTAAFYSAIEKIGVSYQSLGIFP, encoded by the coding sequence ATGGCTAACGAACAGGTACAGGGTAAAGACTTTTACGAGAGCGTGCTGCGGTTTTACGACCACGCGGCCAGCTTCTCCAAGCTCGACCCCGGCATCATCGCCCAGATCCGGGCCTGCAACAGCATTTACAAGGTCAACTTCCCGGTGGAAGTGGATGGCCACGTGCAGGTGTTCGAGGGCATCCGGGTGCAGCACAGCCACCACAAGCTGCCCAGCAAGGGCGGCATCCGCTACAGCGTGTACGTGGATGAGGAGGAAGTAATGGCCCTGGCAACCCTGATGACCTTCAAGTGTGCCCTGGTGGACGTGCCCTTTGGCGGCGCGAAAGGCGGCGTGAAAATCAACCCGCGTACTACGCCCGTCAACATCCTGGAGCGCGTGACGCGGCGCTACGCCACGGAGCTGATCAAAAAGAACCTCATCGGCCCCGGCATGGACGTGCCGGCCCCCGACTACGGCACCGGCAGCCGCGAAATGGCCTGGATTGCCGATACCTACCAGACCTTCAAATACGGCGACACCAATGCCCTGGGCTGCGTAACCGGCAAGCCGGTAGGGCAGGGAGGCATCCGGGGGCGGACCGAGGCCACGGGCCTGGGCGTGTTCTACGGCCTGCGCGAGCTGCTGCTGGATGAGCCGATGTTGGCCAAAGTGGGCCTGAGCAGCGGCGTGGCCGGCAAGCGTATCATCGTGCAGGGGCTGGGCAACGTGGGCTACTATGCGGCCAAGTTCTGCCAGGAAGCCGGCGCCCTTATCATCGGCATTGCCGAGCGGGAAGGCGGCGTATTCAGCGAAGCCGGCCTCGACGTGGAAGCCCTGTTTCAGCACCGTCAACAAACGGGCTCGGTGCTGGGCTTCGCCGGGGCCGAGGACGTGGCCGAGTCGCTGGATTTGCTGGAGCGGGAATGCGACGTGCTGATTCCGGCCGCCCTGGAAAACCAGATCCACGAAGGCAATGCCGACCGGATTAAGGCCAAAATCATTGCCGAAGGTGCCAATGGCCCCACCACCCAGGCCGCCGAGAAAATCCTGCTGGCCAAAGGCGTCATCATCCTGCCCGACCTTTACCTCAACGCCGGCGGCGTAACGGTGTCGTACTTCGAGTGGCTGAAAAACCTATCGAACGTGCGCTTCGGGCGCATGGGCAAGCGGGCCGAAGAAGGTGCCATGCGCCGGCTGGTGGAAACCATTGAGCGCACCACCGGTAAAACCATAAGCCCCCAAGAACGCCAGCTCATCGTGCACGGTGCCGACGAAATCGACCTGGTGCATTCCGGCCTCGAGGACACCATGATTACCGCCTACCAATCCATCCGCAAGGTGATGGACGACGTGCAAGGCATCACCGACCTGCGCACCGCCGCCTTTTACAGCGCCATCGAGAAAATCGGCGTCAGCTACCAGTCCCTCGGCATCTTCCCGTAA